Proteins from a single region of Aerococcus viridans:
- a CDS encoding Crp/Fnr family transcriptional regulator has protein sequence MVNRDLELYMESLEDEPFFENFTTEQMNLLENKARFHQYNKGQVLFFQSDPRTHSYYLLKGLVKLESVAYQGDFSYIDFIEKQTFFPYGSVFGKKEYTYDATATTDIDILLIPNDILEEILHVNIAQLRYMYSQITKNLNFLEKRLQVTTRSSAYERVQFVLALWQYDMAKPYKDGNIIQYPLTINELAAVAGTTRETASRVIHDLKEEERISFKRKAIYYLDPQYFEDMLQ, from the coding sequence TTGGTAAACAGAGATTTAGAACTATATATGGAGTCGTTAGAGGACGAGCCATTCTTTGAAAATTTTACCACTGAGCAAATGAACTTGTTGGAGAACAAAGCAAGGTTTCATCAGTACAATAAAGGACAAGTCCTATTCTTTCAATCTGATCCCCGCACCCATTCCTACTATCTGTTGAAAGGACTGGTCAAGCTCGAAAGTGTGGCTTACCAAGGCGACTTCTCCTATATCGATTTTATCGAGAAGCAGACCTTCTTTCCATATGGGTCCGTCTTTGGCAAAAAGGAATACACTTACGATGCCACAGCCACCACAGACATTGATATTCTATTGATTCCTAACGATATCTTGGAAGAAATTCTGCACGTCAACATCGCCCAACTGCGGTATATGTACAGTCAAATCACCAAGAACCTTAATTTTTTGGAAAAAAGATTGCAAGTCACAACTAGGTCTAGCGCCTATGAAAGGGTACAATTTGTCCTAGCTCTCTGGCAATATGACATGGCAAAGCCATACAAAGATGGCAATATCATTCAATACCCGCTAACAATAAATGAGCTAGCAGCAGTAGCCGGCACCACCAGAGAAACAGCTTCAAGAGTTATCCATGACCTCAAAGAAGAAGAGCGCATCTCCTTCAAACGTAAAGCCATCTACTACTTAGATCCGCAATACTTTGAAGACATGCTTCAATAA
- a CDS encoding GNAT family N-acetyltransferase, protein MTQEVTLRSAQAADYPALHALNRGAWFQSDYEEYPEATDAYVDLNLNNSLSDASMVTVAEVDGQIAGVILVSADSEPKYGRMLMQSTIESAATIHAQGPEVADYFYNRMKIESEYDAKLLENAKKDVAYDGRIVLFIMDPNFQGLGIGSKLFQAAKDYFEAKNVANYYLFTDSSCNYPFYDYKGMRRAGSLRFDQSGLFEQFDGSESTEPFEFFIYDNQ, encoded by the coding sequence ATGACACAAGAAGTTACTTTAAGATCTGCCCAAGCTGCAGACTATCCAGCATTACACGCATTAAACCGAGGCGCTTGGTTTCAATCAGACTATGAAGAATACCCGGAGGCAACTGATGCTTACGTTGACTTAAACTTAAACAACTCATTGAGTGATGCCTCAATGGTAACCGTTGCGGAAGTTGACGGCCAGATTGCTGGTGTTATTTTAGTATCCGCAGATTCAGAGCCTAAATACGGCCGGATGCTGATGCAATCCACTATCGAATCAGCTGCAACGATTCATGCTCAAGGTCCTGAAGTTGCCGACTATTTTTATAACCGGATGAAAATAGAAAGTGAATACGATGCAAAATTACTAGAAAATGCTAAAAAAGATGTAGCTTACGATGGCCGTATTGTGCTATTTATTATGGATCCAAATTTTCAAGGTCTAGGAATCGGCAGCAAATTATTCCAAGCCGCTAAAGATTATTTTGAAGCTAAAAATGTAGCAAATTATTACCTATTCACTGACTCTTCATGTAATTATCCTTTCTATGATTACAAAGGAATGCGTCGCGCTGGTAGTTTAAGATTTGATCAATCAGGTTTATTCGAACAATTTGATGGTTCAGAATCAACGGAACCATTCGAGTTTTTCATATATGACAATCAATAA
- a CDS encoding ATP-grasp domain-containing protein yields the protein MNFIVTSPFYPENFQLFTNRLKQQGFNVLGIGQEPYDQLPQSLKDDLTEYYKVNDLENTEEVKKAVAYLFFKHGKIDRIESQNEYWLNLEAEIREQFNIPGNKPKDLRKVKFKSEMKKLFAKAGVPAVPGKVANKKVTVNRIVKEFGLPLVAKPNSGVGSSGTYKLKDQEAVDKFVAEWDEKEAYFFEPYIENAKLLSYDGLIDQNGNVVFETSLYYRDPTLEVLKYQLDYGYIIQKEIPEKLRTYGQAIVKQFGMKERFFHIEFFENGDDYLVVEYNNRVAGGYTIDMYNYANHVDLFRQFARIVDGQPFETPTDSARYCVAITHRDQNTYAHDEADLRSHYGDRLVFSKRLPDAFAALQGNQFYGILADTEKEVEEIFNYVHQHKEG from the coding sequence ATGAATTTTATTGTGACATCACCTTTTTATCCAGAGAATTTTCAATTATTTACTAACCGGTTAAAACAGCAAGGGTTCAACGTTCTTGGCATCGGTCAAGAACCCTATGACCAATTACCACAATCATTAAAAGATGATTTGACTGAATACTACAAAGTCAACGACTTAGAAAATACTGAAGAAGTGAAAAAAGCTGTTGCTTACTTATTTTTCAAGCACGGGAAAATTGACCGGATTGAGTCGCAAAATGAGTATTGGTTGAATTTGGAAGCTGAGATTCGTGAACAGTTTAATATTCCTGGCAACAAGCCCAAAGATTTGCGTAAGGTTAAATTTAAGTCTGAAATGAAGAAGTTGTTTGCTAAAGCAGGGGTTCCAGCTGTCCCTGGTAAGGTAGCCAATAAGAAGGTTACGGTTAATCGAATTGTAAAAGAATTTGGACTACCCTTAGTGGCTAAACCCAATTCAGGTGTTGGTTCTTCAGGGACATACAAGTTAAAAGACCAAGAAGCAGTGGATAAATTTGTTGCAGAGTGGGATGAGAAGGAGGCCTATTTCTTTGAGCCTTATATTGAAAATGCAAAATTACTATCTTATGACGGCTTGATCGATCAAAATGGGAATGTCGTCTTTGAAACAAGCTTGTATTACCGTGACCCAACTTTGGAGGTATTAAAGTACCAATTAGACTACGGCTATATTATTCAAAAGGAAATTCCAGAAAAATTACGGACGTACGGTCAAGCTATCGTCAAACAATTCGGTATGAAGGAGCGGTTCTTCCATATTGAATTCTTTGAAAATGGGGACGACTACCTAGTGGTTGAATACAACAACCGAGTGGCCGGTGGTTATACTATTGATATGTATAACTATGCCAACCATGTGGATTTATTCCGTCAATTTGCCCGCATTGTGGACGGTCAACCTTTTGAAACACCAACTGATTCTGCTCGTTATTGCGTGGCTATTACCCACCGTGATCAAAATACTTATGCTCACGATGAAGCGGATCTACGCAGTCATTACGGCGACCGTCTTGTCTTCTCAAAACGTTTACCAGACGCTTTTGCGGCCTTACAAGGTAACCAATTCTATGGTATTTTAGCGGATACAGAAAAGGAAGTTGAAGAGATCTTCAACTACGTCCACCAACATAAAGAAGGCTAG
- a CDS encoding esterase family protein has translation MNAEFLHHYSGHLNQEMYLNRYGHAGIPVVVFPSSGGSKDEFADFGMIEAAHYFIEEGKVQFFTLSSHDQESWLHKGKSQHDRAEAHNAYERYVIDEAIPFIKHYTGWFDPMMTTGCSMGAYHALNFQLKHPDVFNKTLALSGVYDVRYFGGDFGGDLAVYYNSPVDYIWTLNDPWFIDHLRQADIVICTGLGDWEADGLPGYYKLREAFENKNIPAWFAEWGPNVSHDWIWWRQQLPYFLGHMV, from the coding sequence ATGAACGCAGAATTCTTACACCATTATTCAGGTCACTTAAATCAAGAAATGTACTTAAATCGCTACGGGCACGCAGGTATTCCGGTAGTGGTATTCCCGTCATCTGGTGGTTCTAAAGATGAATTTGCGGACTTCGGCATGATTGAAGCCGCACATTATTTTATCGAAGAAGGAAAAGTTCAATTCTTCACCTTATCATCCCATGACCAAGAATCTTGGTTACACAAGGGCAAGTCCCAACATGACCGAGCTGAAGCCCACAATGCCTACGAACGTTATGTTATTGATGAAGCTATCCCATTCATCAAGCACTATACAGGTTGGTTTGACCCAATGATGACAACAGGTTGCTCAATGGGTGCTTACCATGCCCTGAATTTTCAATTGAAGCATCCGGATGTCTTTAATAAAACCCTTGCCTTATCAGGCGTTTACGACGTCCGTTACTTTGGTGGTGATTTCGGCGGTGACCTAGCCGTTTACTACAACTCTCCAGTGGACTATATTTGGACCTTGAACGATCCATGGTTTATCGACCACTTGCGCCAAGCAGATATCGTCATTTGTACCGGTTTAGGTGACTGGGAGGCAGATGGTCTACCCGGTTACTACAAGTTGCGTGAAGCTTTTGAGAACAAAAATATCCCAGCATGGTTCGCAGAATGGGGGCCAAATGTGTCTCATGACTGGATTTGGTGGCGCCAGCAACTGCCTTATTTCCTAGGTCATATGGTCTAG
- the rsmD gene encoding 16S rRNA (guanine(966)-N(2))-methyltransferase RsmD has translation MRVIAGKFGKHRLKAVPGDNTRPTTDKIKESLFNIIGPYFDEDTRVLDFYAGSGALGIEAISRGAAVVYGFEKNRQAQATIKENVAAVRIEDQYVLKSGDNRKAIQQLRQADKDLQFDLVFLDPPYKGQQLEDVINGFLADNWLAPDARLICELDKRDTLPEAFGPLKLIKDVTYGITRILVYQMEED, from the coding sequence ATGCGCGTCATAGCTGGAAAATTTGGGAAACATCGTTTAAAGGCGGTTCCAGGGGATAATACCCGACCAACTACTGATAAAATCAAAGAATCATTATTTAATATTATTGGTCCTTATTTTGATGAGGACACAAGAGTTCTGGACTTCTATGCGGGGTCTGGGGCGCTTGGAATAGAAGCCATTTCAAGAGGGGCAGCAGTCGTTTACGGTTTTGAAAAGAACCGGCAAGCACAAGCGACGATTAAGGAAAACGTGGCTGCTGTGCGGATTGAGGACCAATATGTTTTGAAGTCAGGGGACAACCGCAAAGCCATCCAACAATTACGTCAAGCAGATAAAGACCTGCAATTTGACTTGGTATTTTTGGACCCACCTTATAAAGGCCAACAATTAGAAGATGTGATCAACGGCTTTTTAGCGGATAATTGGCTGGCACCGGATGCCCGCTTAATTTGTGAATTAGACAAGCGAGACACACTGCCAGAAGCCTTTGGACCACTCAAACTGATCAAAGATGTGACTTACGGAATCACTAGAATCCTGGTATACCAAATGGAGGAAGACTAG
- the coaD gene encoding pantetheine-phosphate adenylyltransferase: MTTKGRALYAGSFDPLTMGHVDMIERAAKMFDYVYVAVATNTTKTSLFTGEEKFALAQEATKHLDNVEVIYLKSGLTVNFARELDCGILIRGLRNGSDFEQETNIALMNKHQAPDIETVLLLSSEKYRFVSSSIIKEVAKFNGDVSGVVPPNVNEAIKAKYAELNG; this comes from the coding sequence ATGACAACAAAAGGAAGAGCCTTATACGCCGGGTCTTTTGACCCTTTAACAATGGGCCATGTGGACATGATTGAACGGGCTGCCAAGATGTTTGACTACGTGTACGTCGCTGTCGCAACAAATACCACCAAAACCTCTTTATTTACTGGCGAGGAGAAATTTGCTTTAGCTCAGGAAGCCACTAAACACCTAGATAATGTGGAAGTGATCTACTTAAAATCTGGCCTAACAGTGAATTTCGCTAGAGAATTGGACTGCGGTATTTTGATCCGCGGTTTGCGTAACGGTAGTGACTTTGAACAAGAAACCAACATCGCCTTAATGAACAAGCATCAAGCACCAGATATCGAGACAGTTCTATTGTTATCAAGTGAGAAATATCGTTTTGTTTCAAGCTCTATTATTAAGGAAGTGGCGAAGTTTAACGGGGACGTGTCTGGCGTTGTGCCGCCAAATGTCAACGAAGCCATTAAAGCCAAATACGCTGAATTAAATGGTTAA
- a CDS encoding manganese catalase family protein, with translation MYIRKAKLQYHAKPEKSNPILARRLQEILGGQWGETTGMLAYTLQGWNTVGNEKYKDLLLDTGTEEIGHMEMLATMINDLLRDAPTDTIEEFARNSDPATAAILGGMDPQHAFVNGLGAGLSDSNGNPWSANFITSSGNLLADMRFNVVRESQARLQVSRNFLQTEDKGVRDMLSYLMARETQHQLQFLKACEELEEKYGPVVPHGTQDLQKQGKEFTHTLYNFSEGEASQALEGETARDGNKFHYSSDPIMAGGEPDLTAAPEILRNTPPEDPNTTVEEGRRMLEGEQNTSK, from the coding sequence ATGTACATTAGAAAAGCAAAATTACAATATCATGCAAAACCTGAGAAAAGTAATCCTATTCTCGCACGACGTTTACAGGAGATTTTAGGGGGTCAATGGGGAGAAACTACAGGAATGTTAGCCTATACGCTTCAAGGTTGGAACACCGTTGGCAATGAAAAATATAAAGATTTATTATTAGACACTGGTACGGAAGAAATAGGCCATATGGAAATGTTAGCTACCATGATCAATGACCTGTTACGTGACGCTCCTACTGATACGATAGAAGAGTTTGCGAGAAATAGTGATCCAGCCACTGCTGCAATACTTGGTGGTATGGACCCTCAACATGCATTCGTCAATGGTCTTGGTGCAGGGCTATCTGATTCTAACGGAAACCCGTGGAGCGCAAATTTCATCACCTCAAGCGGTAATTTACTCGCTGATATGCGTTTCAATGTTGTCCGTGAATCACAGGCTCGCCTTCAAGTATCACGTAACTTCCTGCAAACTGAGGATAAAGGTGTTCGTGATATGCTAAGCTACCTCATGGCTCGTGAAACGCAGCACCAGCTTCAATTCTTAAAAGCTTGTGAAGAATTGGAAGAAAAATACGGTCCAGTTGTACCACATGGTACTCAAGACTTACAAAAACAAGGTAAGGAGTTTACACATACACTTTACAATTTCTCAGAAGGAGAAGCCTCCCAAGCACTCGAAGGAGAAACTGCCCGTGATGGGAACAAATTCCACTATAGTAGTGACCCCATTATGGCAGGTGGTGAACCTGATTTAACAGCTGCCCCAGAAATATTAAGAAATACGCCACCTGAAGATCCAAACACTACTGTTGAAGAAGGACGCAGGATGCTTGAAGGTGAACAAAATACAAGTAAATAG
- a CDS encoding helix-hairpin-helix domain-containing protein: MNQLRAWLRQFKLDIKEMNIKQVWFLYRSYLLGIFVVFLTVSGLGIYGLSQVFQGRQGQNNALVVEAETDEVTSDSLATEERLSKNTVVSSSAVSGIASEISREEANEESETNANSAANETWYVDIKGAIKVPQVVPVTPGMRVHDVVEMAGGVTGEADQSQVNLAQLVTDQMVIYIPKVGEEVSPPTEALVADSQVTESAVSESSGDATSGGDLVNINTADITMLQTLSGIGEKRAADIINYRETNGLFETVDDLDQVSGIGEKTMEKLRPLITVN, translated from the coding sequence ATGAATCAGTTGCGAGCGTGGCTAAGACAATTTAAGTTAGATATCAAAGAAATGAATATCAAACAAGTGTGGTTCTTGTATAGATCCTACTTGCTGGGTATTTTTGTTGTCTTTTTGACTGTGAGTGGACTAGGCATTTACGGACTTAGTCAGGTATTTCAAGGCAGACAAGGCCAAAATAACGCCTTAGTGGTAGAGGCAGAAACGGACGAAGTAACATCTGACTCGTTAGCGACAGAAGAACGTTTGTCTAAAAATACTGTAGTTTCATCAAGTGCGGTGAGTGGTATAGCAAGCGAAATCTCTAGAGAAGAAGCTAATGAAGAATCCGAAACTAACGCTAATAGCGCAGCCAATGAAACCTGGTATGTAGACATTAAAGGGGCTATCAAAGTTCCGCAAGTTGTCCCAGTGACCCCGGGTATGCGGGTTCATGATGTGGTTGAAATGGCGGGTGGGGTAACTGGAGAGGCTGACCAAAGTCAGGTGAATTTAGCTCAATTAGTGACTGATCAAATGGTGATTTATATCCCTAAAGTTGGCGAAGAGGTCAGTCCTCCAACTGAAGCATTGGTTGCTGATTCCCAGGTCACAGAAAGTGCTGTATCCGAGAGTTCTGGGGACGCTACAAGTGGCGGGGACCTGGTCAATATTAATACTGCAGATATTACAATGCTACAGACTTTATCTGGTATAGGGGAGAAGCGGGCAGCCGATATCATTAATTACCGGGAGACGAACGGTTTATTTGAAACCGTCGATGATTTAGACCAAGTTTCAGGTATTGGGGAGAAAACGATGGAGAAGTTACGACCTTTAATCACGGTGAATTAA
- a CDS encoding DNA internalization-related competence protein ComEC/Rec2: protein MQYKLVLHSLGILLLAIVALTNSPWAWLCYGLFMVRVLALKEGKFLLQLVFVHCLLGTYFVYQEAGRHSILTGSEEELVMDVAITDVKVEGNLLSFQGTVRLDGQNEKVQVFYMLGEEADQKAWLNKDQSFRAVITGTLEMADENQNFHLFNYRTYLKRQDIYWIMSPDAINVMGHLNHWQFWLANQRQAIINWLGTIQNPTVSAYTLSLFFNKMDALEGEVLDAYQAIGLIHLFSISGFHVQYFLTFFKKILLRLGITVESFDYFAIAILLLYTVFLGWPYGMIRSFVAYTYNVLQKRRGGQPSSLVGTSWSMILLLMIDPRIIFTMSFQLTYALSYTILFTGKFIQAKCRHSLQVEIWQSFICSLVTIPFLTMTYFEFSWVSLILNYGYSWLFATFLFPGLLLILLIQITGLGPYFTWLQAGLAYLIEGIEMLALFAEKWTWFQWVTGRPQIAVLVFFVVTLLMYLANLSKAKVSKSLHGLLAISLVLLYLNPYLHRYGQVAMLAIGQGDTFFLEMPYQRKVYLIDLAGKINFTTLLADQDPSKSWQLRDSESVAERQIIPALKATGTRTIDGVFLTHGDFDHIGSFGEIAKAFKIETLYLPIGMDADTESLTTLQEAIEVGKNPKMNIVWLKSGDQVALDQKTNLQVLAPDKSGAGENADSLVLYGRIGLHDFLFTGDIDGAAENALPSLPVDILKVAHHGSDHSTPADFIERTDPKIAWISVGKDNRYGHPADRVVADLEANQTKIYRTDTMGAVHYIYWPKSAKIDSVQSN from the coding sequence ATGCAATATAAGTTAGTCCTCCATAGTTTAGGTATACTTCTACTTGCCATTGTAGCCCTGACCAATAGTCCTTGGGCCTGGCTTTGTTATGGCTTATTTATGGTCCGTGTGCTTGCTTTAAAAGAGGGTAAATTTCTGCTACAACTAGTGTTTGTACATTGTTTACTCGGCACTTACTTTGTCTATCAAGAAGCAGGTCGACACAGTATCCTAACTGGATCAGAAGAAGAATTGGTTATGGACGTAGCCATCACTGATGTAAAAGTCGAAGGGAACCTCTTGTCTTTTCAAGGGACCGTGCGTTTAGACGGACAGAATGAAAAGGTGCAAGTATTTTATATGCTGGGCGAAGAAGCGGACCAAAAAGCATGGTTAAACAAAGACCAATCATTTCGAGCTGTAATTACGGGTACTTTGGAAATGGCCGATGAAAACCAAAATTTTCACCTGTTTAACTACCGGACTTATCTAAAACGGCAGGATATTTATTGGATTATGTCACCGGATGCCATCAACGTGATGGGTCATTTGAATCACTGGCAATTTTGGTTAGCCAACCAAAGACAAGCCATAATCAACTGGCTGGGGACCATTCAAAATCCGACCGTATCAGCCTATACTTTGTCTCTCTTTTTCAATAAAATGGATGCACTTGAAGGGGAGGTGTTAGACGCTTATCAAGCGATTGGCCTGATTCATTTGTTTTCGATTTCCGGTTTTCACGTCCAGTATTTCTTAACTTTTTTCAAGAAAATCCTTCTTCGATTAGGCATCACAGTAGAATCTTTTGATTATTTCGCCATTGCCATCCTACTCCTATATACCGTCTTTTTAGGTTGGCCCTACGGCATGATTCGGTCCTTTGTGGCCTATACCTATAACGTCCTCCAGAAGCGGCGGGGCGGGCAACCTTCATCACTCGTAGGCACTTCCTGGTCCATGATTTTACTCCTAATGATAGATCCACGCATTATCTTTACCATGTCCTTTCAGTTAACTTATGCCCTGTCCTATACCATTTTATTTACCGGGAAATTTATCCAAGCCAAATGCCGGCACTCTCTACAAGTCGAAATCTGGCAAAGTTTCATCTGTAGTTTAGTCACCATTCCCTTTTTAACCATGACCTACTTTGAATTCTCCTGGGTGTCCCTTATCTTAAATTACGGCTACTCCTGGCTATTCGCCACCTTTTTATTTCCCGGACTCCTTTTGATTTTACTCATTCAAATCACCGGCTTAGGCCCTTATTTCACCTGGCTACAAGCTGGATTAGCTTATTTGATTGAGGGAATAGAAATGCTAGCTCTTTTCGCTGAAAAATGGACTTGGTTTCAGTGGGTGACTGGTAGACCACAAATTGCAGTCTTGGTATTTTTTGTGGTCACTTTACTCATGTATCTAGCGAATCTTTCCAAAGCGAAAGTCAGTAAAAGCTTGCACGGACTATTAGCGATTAGCTTAGTTTTACTGTATTTGAACCCTTATTTACACAGATACGGGCAAGTAGCCATGCTAGCGATTGGGCAGGGGGATACCTTTTTCCTGGAAATGCCTTACCAAAGAAAGGTCTATTTAATCGATTTAGCGGGGAAAATCAACTTCACTACACTTTTAGCTGACCAAGATCCATCCAAATCATGGCAATTACGGGACAGTGAAAGTGTCGCTGAAAGGCAAATTATTCCAGCGCTTAAAGCAACGGGGACAAGGACGATTGATGGGGTGTTTTTAACTCACGGAGACTTCGACCATATCGGATCATTCGGTGAAATCGCCAAGGCCTTTAAAATCGAAACCTTATATTTACCAATCGGAATGGACGCGGACACAGAATCCTTAACTACCTTGCAGGAAGCAATCGAGGTGGGGAAGAATCCTAAAATGAATATCGTCTGGCTCAAATCGGGAGACCAGGTGGCCCTTGACCAAAAAACCAACTTACAGGTTTTAGCGCCGGATAAATCAGGTGCAGGAGAAAATGCGGATTCTTTAGTCTTATATGGTAGAATAGGACTTCATGACTTTCTATTTACAGGAGATATTGATGGGGCAGCAGAAAATGCCCTCCCGAGTCTACCGGTCGATATTTTAAAAGTTGCTCACCACGGATCAGACCATTCAACGCCAGCTGACTTTATCGAGAGGACTGACCCAAAAATCGCTTGGATTTCAGTGGGTAAGGACAACCGGTATGGCCATCCAGCTGACCGGGTGGTGGCTGATTTAGAAGCCAATCAAACAAAAATATATCGGACGGATACAATGGGCGCTGTCCACTATATTTATTGGCCCAAATCCGCTAAAATAGACAGTGTGCAATCAAATTAG
- the holA gene encoding DNA polymerase III subunit delta: MELQKALQALNNGQIDPIYVLQGPETYLINRFLTAIESQYLQEDANAMNYMSFDMEEDSLADVMVEANTISFFNEPRLILMRQPAFLTGSQKKNAIKQDDASLLEYLDNPADGVVLVIVADYESLDGRKKIVKQLKKKATFVDTSVMAEPQVKDYMQRYVASEGVDMTREAMALFLKRTNYQLSQSIREMDKLILYVGDEKRINQRDVDLLVTPSLDDNIFHLTDYIMRQDSAAALRLYRELIAQKNQPIAILGLLQSNFRLYTQIIQLKKAGYDQGSMAETIGVHPYRIKMAGQSIHPYSPNLLMVGYMKLIELDFDIKQGKVDQHLGIEWFILDFCSGKAAS; this comes from the coding sequence ATGGAATTACAAAAGGCATTACAGGCGCTAAATAACGGGCAAATTGACCCCATATATGTACTACAAGGGCCTGAAACCTACTTAATCAACCGGTTTTTAACGGCCATTGAAAGCCAGTACTTACAAGAAGACGCCAATGCCATGAATTACATGTCCTTTGATATGGAAGAAGACAGTTTGGCGGACGTCATGGTTGAAGCCAACACCATTTCATTTTTCAATGAACCGAGGCTGATTTTAATGCGGCAACCAGCTTTTTTAACGGGGTCACAGAAGAAGAATGCCATCAAGCAGGATGACGCGTCCTTACTCGAATACCTGGATAATCCAGCTGATGGTGTGGTTTTAGTCATTGTGGCAGATTATGAATCCTTAGATGGCCGGAAGAAAATTGTGAAACAACTGAAGAAGAAGGCCACATTTGTGGATACCTCTGTCATGGCCGAACCCCAAGTGAAAGACTATATGCAGCGGTACGTGGCATCAGAAGGCGTCGATATGACCAGAGAAGCTATGGCCCTATTCTTGAAACGAACCAATTACCAGCTCTCCCAGTCCATTCGTGAAATGGACAAGTTGATTTTATATGTAGGGGATGAGAAAAGGATCAACCAGCGAGATGTTGACTTGTTGGTGACACCGTCATTGGATGACAATATCTTTCATCTAACGGACTATATAATGCGTCAAGATTCGGCTGCTGCTTTAAGGTTATACCGCGAACTAATCGCACAGAAAAATCAACCCATTGCCATTCTAGGTTTACTCCAGTCTAACTTCCGCTTGTATACGCAAATTATCCAATTGAAGAAAGCGGGTTACGACCAGGGATCAATGGCTGAAACCATTGGCGTTCATCCATACAGGATTAAAATGGCTGGCCAATCGATTCATCCTTATTCGCCGAATTTACTCATGGTGGGTTATATGAAGTTGATTGAATTGGACTTTGATATTAAACAGGGGAAGGTAGACCAGCATCTTGGGATTGAGTGGTTTATTTTAGACTTTTGTTCAGGTAAGGCAGCTAGTTAA
- the rpsT gene encoding 30S ribosomal protein S20, translating into MPNIESAIKRARQNETANARNSAKIASVRTAVKRFEQAAAENADNKDELFRNASKMLDQAASKGLIHANKAAREKARLAKKA; encoded by the coding sequence ATGCCAAATATTGAATCAGCAATCAAACGTGCTCGTCAAAACGAAACTGCTAACGCTCGTAACAGCGCGAAAATCGCTTCTGTACGTACAGCTGTTAAACGTTTTGAACAAGCTGCTGCAGAAAACGCAGACAACAAAGACGAATTATTCCGTAACGCTTCTAAAATGTTAGATCAAGCTGCTAGCAAAGGATTAATCCACGCTAACAAAGCTGCTCGTGAAAAAGCTCGCTTAGCTAAAAAAGCATAA